A window from Telopea speciosissima isolate NSW1024214 ecotype Mountain lineage chromosome 8, Tspe_v1, whole genome shotgun sequence encodes these proteins:
- the LOC122672451 gene encoding probable WRKY transcription factor 70: MESPGPENFSGGQKKVFDELVQGRELAAQLQFLLRDSTGDHGSVTAEDLVPRIMKSFNQAIAALSSGELGEVSGDPATLESDLPCYDRQRSEDSGEKRKKPASIDHRRGGYKRRKMLETSIRTTSTPIEDGYSWRKYGQKEILNAKYPRSYFRCTHRHDQGCLATKQVQKTEEETPMYRTTYIGQHTCRDVLKAPQFVMDGIPRDAFLFSFDSSNITTTKQDLTHGFSPLPSIKAEYNPEEATTPLTATTTTTIDHHYPTAHDNQSSSDEYFLLPDLKPLDSSILPSTPGSDYGDVSGVYSCTTSSHSSFDMDINSILGCVDFDDVFNFDNDGVLLEV, from the exons ATGGAGTCTCCGGGACCGGAAAATTTCTCAGGTGGTCAGAAAAAGGTATTCGATGAACTTGTTCAAGGCCGTGAATTGGCAGCTCAACTTCAATTTCTCCTCCGTGACTCTACCGGAGATCATGGGTCGGTTACTGCAGAGGATTTGGTTCCAAGAATCATGAAATCGTTCAACCAGGCTATTGCGGCACTGAGTTCCGGCGAGTTAGGTGAGGTTTCTGGAGATCCGGCAACTTTGGAATCTGATTTGCCTTGTTATGATAGACAGAGGAGTGAAGATTCCGgcgagaaaaggaaaaaaccgGCTTCCATTGATCATCGGAGAGGAGGATATAAGAGAAG AAAGATGTTAGAGACATCGATCAGAACTACTTCCACACCCATAGAAGATGGTTATTCCTGGAGAAAGTATGGTCAGAAAGAGATCCTCAATGCCAAATATCCAAG GAGCTACTTCAGGTGCACACACAGGCATGATCAAGGATGTCTAGCAACAAAACAAGttcaaaaaacagaagaagagacACCCATGTATCGCACCACTTATATAGGCCAACACACATGTAGAGATGTGCTCAAGGCTCCTCAATTTGTCATGGATGGTATTCCCAGAGACGCTTTTCTATTCAGCTTTGATTCTTCAAACATAACTACAACCAAACAAGACCTTACTCATGGTTTCTCACCTCTCCCTTCCATCAAAGCTGAATACAATCCAGAGGAAGCAACAACCCCTCtcactgctactactactactactattgatcatcaTTATCCAACGGCTCATGACAATCAATCCTCATCTGATGAGTATTTCCTATTGCCTGATCTAAAGCCATTGGATTCATCAATCTTGCCTTCTACTCCTGGATCTGATTATGGAGATGTTTCTGGTGTTTATTCTTGTACCACCAGTTCTCACAGTAGTTTTGACATGGATATCAACTCTATTTTGGGTTGTGTTGATTTTGATGATGTATTCAACTTTGATAATGATGGAGTTTTGCTTGAGgtttag
- the LOC122672452 gene encoding WRKY transcription factor 55, with protein sequence MEEILSLIFHGCNLTRDLESKLPTLSNNPNSLASSCEEIVRVFSRVSDLLKAQQVVPSPPPPSQPQIEAGGVQEWLASNQAQAMAMAMLALEPFQAQLFSDKNPFDVRVLTTRDAEGSSSSAKLRAGGDLLQAGEGSDAGKSHVTTQRSRKRKDGEEKHTIKAAAPRTGNTEIPPDDGFTWRKYGQKEILGSRFPRSYYRCTHKSFYGCNARKQVQRLDDDPNTFEVTYCGHHTCLMSSSSMPPPPPPAATTTTTGPEPPELEATQHPLPSSFPLRRWRSMEIETDTPTDLGLGISSGSFNVAAGGASLSTTAAASQAPGPSQSQSQAHDGKEVEWPVAELADAMFNSGSSSSEMDLFFGPM encoded by the exons ATGGAGGAAATTTTATCTTTGATCTTCCATGGTTGCAATTTAACTAGAGATTTGGAATCAAAACTTCCAACCTTGTCAAACAATCCCAATTCACTTGCTAGTTCTTGCGAAGAAATCGTGAGGGTTTTTAGTAGAGTTTCTGATTTATTGAAAGCTCAACAAGTAGTGccttcacctccaccaccatcacAACCACAGATTGAAGCTGGAGGAGTTCAGGAATGGTTGGCTTCTAATCAAGCACAGGCCATGGCCATGGCTATGTTGGCCTTGGAACCTTTTCAGGCTCAACTCTTCTCAGATAAGAACCCATTTGATGTCAGGGTATTGACCACAAGAGATGCAgagggttcttcttcttctgcaaagTTGAGAGCTGGAGGAGATTTGCTGCAAGCAGGGGAGGGGTCTGATGCAGGGAAGAGCCATGTGACAACACAACGGTCACGAAAGAG GAAGGATGGTGAAGAGAAGCATACGATCAAGGCAGCAGCTCCTCGTACAGGGAATACAGAGATTCCACCGGACGATGGGTTTACTTGGAGAAAGTATGGTCAGAAAGAGATCCTCGGGTCAAGGTTCCCTAG GAGCTACTACAGATGCACCCACAAGAGCTTCTACGGTTGCAATGCAAGGAAGCAAGTCCAGAGACTTGACGATGATCCAAACACCTTTGAAGTCACTTACTGTGGCCACCACACCTGTCTCATGTCCTCATCATCTatgccgccgccgccgccgccggctgctactaccaccaccactggGCCGGAGCCACCGGAATTGGAAGCAACACAACACCCACTTCCCTCTTCCTTTCCTCTAAGAAGATGGCGTTCGATGGAAATAGAAACAGACACCCCAACTGAcctgggtttgggaatttccaGCGGCAGCTTCAACGTGGCCGCCGGCGGTGCAAGCCTCAGTACTACTGCAGCTGCCAGTCAAGCTCCGGGCCCTTCACAGTCACAGTCACAAGCACATGATGGTAAAGAAGTTGAGTGGCCAGTGGCAGAATTGGCTGATGCCATGTTTAATTCTGGGAGTAGTAGCAGTGAAATGGATCTCTTCTTTGGTCCCATGTGA